Proteins found in one Amycolatopsis aidingensis genomic segment:
- the ccrA gene encoding crotonyl-CoA carboxylase/reductase: MSQQALSEIRQAILTDQLDAIGSLELPASYRGVTVHADEAEMFAGMASADKDPRKSLHVDEVPTPELGPGEALVAVMASAINYNTVWTSIFEPLPTFKFLKRYGRISPLAARHDLPYHVVGSDLSGVVLRTGPGVQKWKPGDEVVAHCLDVDLEGPDGHNDTMLDSEQRIWGFETNFGGLAEVSLVKTNQLMPKPAHLTWEEAACPGLVNSTAYRQLVSRNGADMKQGDVVLIWGASGGLGSYATQFALAGGAIPVCVVSSAEKAELCRRLGAELIIDRNAEGYRFWKDEHTQDPKEWQRFGAKIRELTGGEDPDIVFEHPGRETFGASVYATRKGGTIVSCASTSGYLHQFDNRYLWMNLKRIIGSHFANYRESWEANRLIAKGRIHPTLSRTYPLEQTGQAALDVHRNAHQGKVGVLCLSPEEGLGVRDHELRTKHLERINTFRGV, encoded by the coding sequence ATGTCCCAGCAGGCGTTGAGTGAGATCCGGCAAGCCATCCTGACCGACCAGCTCGACGCGATCGGCTCGCTCGAGCTGCCCGCGAGCTATCGCGGGGTCACCGTGCACGCCGATGAGGCCGAGATGTTCGCGGGCATGGCCAGCGCGGACAAGGACCCGCGCAAGTCCCTGCACGTGGACGAGGTGCCCACCCCCGAACTGGGACCCGGCGAGGCACTGGTCGCCGTGATGGCCAGTGCGATCAACTACAACACGGTGTGGACCTCGATCTTCGAGCCGCTGCCCACCTTCAAGTTCCTCAAGCGCTACGGCCGGATCTCCCCGCTGGCCGCGCGGCACGACCTGCCGTACCACGTGGTCGGCTCGGACCTGTCCGGCGTGGTGCTGCGCACCGGGCCCGGGGTGCAGAAATGGAAGCCGGGTGACGAGGTGGTCGCGCACTGCCTCGACGTGGACCTGGAGGGCCCGGACGGGCACAACGACACGATGCTCGACTCCGAGCAGCGGATCTGGGGGTTCGAGACGAACTTCGGCGGGCTCGCCGAGGTGTCCCTGGTCAAGACCAACCAGCTGATGCCAAAGCCCGCCCACCTGACCTGGGAGGAGGCGGCCTGCCCCGGCCTGGTGAACTCCACGGCCTACCGGCAGCTGGTCTCCCGCAACGGCGCCGATATGAAACAGGGCGATGTGGTGCTGATCTGGGGCGCCTCCGGCGGCCTCGGCTCCTACGCCACCCAGTTCGCGCTGGCCGGGGGCGCGATCCCGGTGTGCGTGGTGTCCAGTGCGGAGAAGGCCGAGCTGTGCCGCAGGCTCGGCGCGGAACTGATCATCGACCGCAACGCCGAGGGTTACCGGTTCTGGAAGGACGAGCACACTCAGGACCCCAAGGAATGGCAGCGGTTCGGCGCCAAGATCAGGGAGCTCACCGGTGGCGAGGACCCGGACATCGTGTTCGAGCATCCGGGAAGGGAGACCTTCGGCGCCTCGGTGTACGCGACCCGCAAGGGCGGCACGATCGTCAGCTGCGCCTCAACCTCCGGATATCTGCACCAGTTCGACAACCGCTACCTGTGGATGAACCTGAAACGGATCATCGGCTCGCATTTCGCCAACTACCGGGAGTCCTGGGAGGCCAACCGGCTCATCGCCAAGGGCCGGATTCATCCCACGCTGTCAAGGACCTACCCGCTCGAGCAGACCGGCCAGGCCGCACTGGACGTCCATCGCAACGCGCACCAGGGCAAGGTCGGCGTGCTCTGCCTTTCCCCCGAGGAAGGTCTCGGCGTGCGCGATCACGAACTGCGCACGAAGCATCTGGAGCGGATCAACACCTTCCGCGGCGTGTGA
- a CDS encoding SPW repeat protein translates to MAETSARPWTRPYDWAEVVLGVVAVLTPLWMETNTAAMWTLIVLGALVALDGLASLAMPGMVYGEGIQIVLGVLLFISPWVMGYAEMTGAAWTSWIIGVLTVVAGAIALPMANAAHGRTAGQH, encoded by the coding sequence ATGGCCGAGACTTCGGCACGTCCATGGACGCGGCCCTACGACTGGGCTGAGGTGGTACTCGGCGTGGTGGCGGTGCTGACCCCGCTGTGGATGGAGACCAACACCGCCGCGATGTGGACGCTGATCGTCCTTGGCGCGCTGGTGGCTCTCGATGGCCTCGCATCACTGGCGATGCCCGGGATGGTGTACGGCGAAGGTATTCAAATCGTCCTCGGCGTCTTACTCTTCATCTCGCCGTGGGTGATGGGCTACGCCGAGATGACCGGAGCCGCATGGACGTCCTGGATCATCGGTGTGCTGACCGTCGTGGCCGGGGCCATCGCGCTGCCGATGGCGAATGCGGCGCACGGTCGCACGGCAGGCCAGCACTGA
- a CDS encoding TetR/AcrR family transcriptional regulator, producing MARSKGSKEDPSARERILVAAEELFARSGFEATPTSRIAERAGVPKGLVHYYFRRKSDLLTALVERLPDERIEPARVVVPGDIAESLRRLVAELDRRLSASRMLSHLLWREADTHRAVRDALQARFTVLVHQVRSVITAAGAGGLALADVESASGLLARAVSYRHSVARHGEDAGPDLMERELAFIAEALSGRGGPRGDVPSQNMA from the coding sequence GTGGCGAGGTCGAAGGGGTCGAAGGAGGACCCGTCGGCACGGGAGCGCATCCTGGTCGCCGCCGAGGAGCTGTTCGCAAGGTCCGGCTTCGAGGCGACACCGACCTCCCGGATCGCCGAGCGTGCCGGGGTACCCAAGGGTCTGGTCCATTACTACTTCCGTCGTAAGTCGGACCTGTTGACGGCGCTGGTCGAACGGTTGCCGGACGAGCGGATCGAGCCGGCCAGGGTCGTGGTGCCGGGCGATATCGCGGAGAGCCTGCGCAGGCTGGTCGCCGAACTGGACCGCAGGCTGTCCGCCTCCAGGATGTTGTCCCATCTGCTGTGGCGGGAGGCCGATACGCATCGCGCGGTGCGGGACGCGCTGCAGGCGCGCTTCACGGTGCTGGTGCACCAGGTGCGCTCGGTGATCACCGCCGCGGGCGCCGGCGGGCTCGCGCTCGCCGACGTGGAAAGCGCATCCGGGCTGCTGGCCCGTGCGGTGAGCTACCGCCACTCGGTGGCAAGGCATGGTGAGGATGCCGGCCCCGATCTGATGGAACGGGAGCTCGCGTTCATCGCCGAGGCCCTCTCCGGGCGCGGTGGGCCACGCGGCGATGTGCCTTCTCAGAACATGGCCTAG